The proteins below come from a single Lineus longissimus chromosome 5, tnLinLong1.2, whole genome shotgun sequence genomic window:
- the LOC135488542 gene encoding probable serine/threonine-protein kinase DDB_G0267514, translating into MEIGGKSLPPQSMSITFIKEKASVHSGLPSVVKLGSVSQCKELSATDDPELMNNNRYNPCLYGFRVSNLSIGKKELIDVVYFDSETDGRLSFETNCLFPSAPERVEGIIIHQPNEVWGYDGTTFLIEIVTGYHGESITQTQFDWVKDGTVVSSGSSCLYVVKDPGTYHCRVTHGNFTDTSRNIKIVTVAAVESAATSSHKSAPPEVTIDDLQIDHLRPLGTGSFGTVYRGKWLGCDVAVKAIKLPKRVNQSAQVMRMVESEPNINAKIRHPNLVQFLGVSKEPDMIYLVSEFLDGANMEDVIFDDATKQRMGLKKADKVNVARMSAQGLAYLVHNLVPPIIDIDIKPANILIRYGCFTTKICDLGLSKMKSLTAATTTMTGVGAGSPAYMAPECLLLNAKATFNSDVWAIGVTMTELFTEEDAWSADGEIDPL; encoded by the coding sequence ATGGAAATTGGTGGAAAGAGTCTCCCACCACAGTCAATGAGTATCACGTTCATCAAGGAAAAGGCATCGGTACACTCAGGGCTACCGTCTGTTGTAAAACTTGGTTCTGTGAGCCAGTGCAAAGAACTATCAGCCACCGACGACCCTGAGTTAATGAACAATAATCGGTATAACCCATGCTTGTATGGGTTCAGGGTATCTAACTTAAGTATTGGAAAAAAGGAACTGATTGATGTCGTGTACTTTGACAGTGAAACAGACGGAAGACTTTCATTCGAGACTAATTGTCTATTTCCATCTGCACCTGAGAGAGTTGAAGGAATCATCATTCACCAGCCAAACGAGGTGTGGGGCTATGACGGCACCACATTTCTTATTGAAATCGTGACAGGATACCATGGTGAGAGCATAACTCAAACTCAGTTTGATTGGGTCAAGGATGGAACAGTTGTTTCCAGCGGATCCTCATGTTTATACGTCGTCAAAGATCCTGGCACATACCATTGCAGAGTGACGCATGGCAATTTTACGGATACATCAAGAAACATCAAGATAGTCACTGTTGCCGCTGTCGAGTCTGCTGCCACCAGTTCACACAAATCCGCCCCGCCTGAGGTCACCATTGACGATCTACAGATTGATCACCTACGTCCGCTCGGCACGGGTTCGTTCGGGACAGTTTACCGAGGAAAGTGGCTTGGATGTGACGTTGCAGTGAAAGCCATCAAATTGCCGAAAAGAGTAAACCAATCAGCCCAGGTAATGAGAATGGTAGAGAGTGAACCAAATATCAATGCTAAGATAAGACACCCAAACCTGGTTCAGTTCTTGGGAGTGTCGAAAGAACCTGACATGATATACTTGGTCAGTGAATTCCTTGATGGTGCAAACATGGAGGATGTCATCTTCGACGACGCCACGAAGCAGCGTATGGGTCTAAAAAAAGCTGACAAAGTAAACGTAGCTCGCATGTCTGCACAAGGCCTGGCATACCTAGTGCACAACCTAGTGCCGCCAATTATAGACATAGACATTAAGCCGGCGAACATACTAATAAGGTATGGATGTTTCACGACCAAGATTTGCGACCTCGGACTGAGCAAGATGAAATCCCTTACGGCAGCTACCacgaccatgacaggcgtgggCGCCGGTTCTCCTGCTTACATGGCGCCGGAATGCCTCCTGTTGAATGCGAAGGCGACCTTCAATTCGGATGTTTGGGCTATAGGGGTTACAATGACAGAACTTTTTACTGAGGAAGACGCCTGGTCAGCTGATGGTGAAATTGACCCACTGTAA